GTCCTGCATTAACTGTCTAGCTTCTGATGAGTCACGTTGAAACACATCTGTCAGTTTTAATTCGAATGCCTCATCATCTAACAACACCAATTGAAACGCTTGGCCAAGGTTACGGCGTACTTCAAGTACCGTACTCGGGGCAACATCGGCTTTGTGATATAACACCCAGCCCCGTTCACCTTCACTTAGCACTACACCAAATTTTTTGGCAAACGAAAAAGGCAAGCGTTCGCTTTCACTTACCTCGTCATAATCCTGAGTACTCATCTACTCAGCCTCACTTGTCGTTTTAGGCTTCGTTCTCATGTCAAATTCAACCGTTTGATCATCTTGCTCTTCCAGATATTGACGAACTGCAGGCGAAATAATACGCTCTTCATCAAATTTAGGTAACACTGGAACATCAGTAAACGGCATCAATGCGACACCTTTTTCTTGTTGTAGCAACTGATTTGCGCGCATTAAACTGTACTTACGATTGCTGATACCGCGGATCGATGCATTATCACGAATAATGGTCGGTTTAATAAAGATCATCAGATTACGTTTTGAAGTGCTTGATGATGTAGACTTGAATAAATTACCAATCCAAGGGATGTCGCCGAGCCAAGGTACCTTAGAAACACTTTCAATCACTTTCTCATCAAGTAAGCCACCAATCACGATCGTTTGCCCACTGTCCACTAAAATGGTGGTATTTACCTGACGTTTCGCAAAAGTCACATCCACCGCAGTAGAACCTAATACTTGTGATACCTCTTGCTCAATGGTTAACTGTACCGCATCACCTTCGTTGATTTGTGGCGTCACTTTTAATTTAATTCCCACTTCCCGACGCTCAATCGTCTGGAATGGGTTTTCATTACCCGACCCCGTTGAAGAGCCTGTAATAACGGGTACTTCTTCACCAACAACAAATGTGGCTTCTTGATTATCGAGTGTCATGATACTTGGCGTAGCAAGAAGGTTAGAATTAGTATCTGTAGCAGCCGCTTGAATAATCGCACCGAAGGTTTTTGACCCATTCATAACGCCCATAATCATGCCGTTCACATTACCAAGTGCTGAAGCAAGTGCTGAAGTATCACCAGAAGTTGTAGTCGTCCTCGGTGTTTCTATACCTGTTGCAGGGTCAGTATAAATCGTTGTCGTTTTTTTATCCTGTGCATCATAAATACCCTGGCCAAGTGCACCTAAAGAGACTTGCTTGCCATTATTATATTGCGTGCCACCTGCTTCCGTTGCCCACTGAACACCAAAGTCAATGCCATCACCTTCTGATATTTCGACAATAATCGCTTCGACTAATACTTGTGCACGGCGAATATCAAGCTGACTAATCACTTGCTCTAAGGTACGCATCACATCCGGTTGTGCCGTAATCACCAACGCATTGGTGTCTTCATGCGCTTCAATACCCGGCTCTGATTTTGAACTCGATTTTGATTTTGATTTAGTCGATGAACCAGACGTTCCATC
This Moritella sp. 5 DNA region includes the following protein-coding sequences:
- the gspD gene encoding type II secretion system secretin GspD encodes the protein MNLNNVGKKLTSLTSGILLSLSGMAMAADYSASFKGTDINEFINVVGKNLNKTVIIDPSVRGKVNVRSYDLLNEEQYYQFFLNVLDVYGYSVVKMDNGVLKVIKSKVAKTSSIPVVDDNDPGQGDEMVTRVVPVHNVSVRELSPLLRQLNDNAGGGNVVHYEPSNVLMLTGRAAVVNRLVEIVHRVDKAGDQAVDIIHLKYASASEMVRIIDSVNKGDGKSKIPSILQPKIVADDRTNAVVISGDPKARQRVAKLIQQLDSELESTGNTRVIYLKYANAKEVAEVLKGVSNSIEDGTSGSSTKSKSKSSSKSEPGIEAHEDTNALVITAQPDVMRTLEQVISQLDIRRAQVLVEAIIVEISEGDGIDFGVQWATEAGGTQYNNGKQVSLGALGQGIYDAQDKKTTTIYTDPATGIETPRTTTTSGDTSALASALGNVNGMIMGVMNGSKTFGAIIQAAATDTNSNLLATPSIMTLDNQEATFVVGEEVPVITGSSTGSGNENPFQTIERREVGIKLKVTPQINEGDAVQLTIEQEVSQVLGSTAVDVTFAKRQVNTTILVDSGQTIVIGGLLDEKVIESVSKVPWLGDIPWIGNLFKSTSSSTSKRNLMIFIKPTIIRDNASIRGISNRKYSLMRANQLLQQEKGVALMPFTDVPVLPKFDEERIISPAVRQYLEEQDDQTVEFDMRTKPKTTSEAE